CGCCCATGAAAAACGGAATTAAAAAAGCGATCACAAACGCAATAACCGTCGGCAGCGCAAATATGGCGAACTGTTTTTTCAATGTTTTTTGCATGCTTCCCTCTCCCTTTCCAAAGCTGTGTGCGCTCCTCCACCGGTTTTTGTCCGTTGGTTTATAAAAGCCGCTCCACGCCGCAGGGCGTGGAGCGGCTCTCCCGTTCTATGAAAACGCAAGCATTTCTTTGTTACTGAGCGCTTTCACTCTTCCATTCGGAAACAACCAGCTTCTTTACATCGTCCCAGGATTTGGTGCCCTGCGAATACTGCAGCAAAGCGGCGCCAAAATCGTCCTTGAAGGTCTGGCTGGGGAACACGGTAAAGTTCCACGGAACAGTGTTTACGCCGTCCTTAGACATCCAGCTGAGTACTTCCTTCGCCAGCGGGTCGGTAGGCTTCTCAGAATCGCTGAAGGTATCAAACGGAGCGATGAAGTTCAGCTTGTTGGTAACGAAATCTTTGCCCGTCTTGCTGGAATACAGCCAATACAGGAAGTCTTCGGCTGCCTTCTGCTTCTCAGGGGAAGCGTCTTTATTAATCGCCAAGAAGTTCTCAGTACCGATGCACAGGCCCTGTTTCTCTTCGCCGGCCATACCGGTATAGATTGGCATAAACTTAACGTCTTCCGCTTTTACGGTATTGCCCTTTACCTTTCCAATCTGTCCCCAAGCCCAGTTGCCGTTCTGAACCATCGCTGTCTGGCCAAGCGCGAATTCCGACATGGAATCGGTAACCTGCTTGGTGCCGAGCAGATTCTTCGGCGTAATGGAGTTGTTCAGGTACAGGTCAAAAATATTTTTGTAATTGTCGGAATACTGGAACTTAATTTCCTTTGTAGCGTCGCTGGTCAAATCAACCTTGTTGTCTTTGAACTCGTAGTAAACCGGAACATTGGCCAGATGCGTCTGCCAGCGCCAATCTTCACCGGGCTTGAGCGAAGTGGAGGAAAACACACCCTTAATGCCAAGCTCATTCTTCTTCGCCGTCATGTCTTCCACAACCGCTTTGAGCTTTGTAAAGTTGTTAATCTCAGCCACGGAGGTTGCCTTCGCGCCGGAGGTCTTGAAATATTTGTCCATGATAGCCTGATTATAGATAATGCCGTAACCCTCTACCACGTACGGGATACCATACACGCCGTCGCCGTCTGTAATAGCAAGGCTCTTATCCGTCAGGTGTTTGTACAGCTCGGTGTCTTTCAGGTCTGCGCAGTAGTCCTTCCAGCTGGCATAGCCTCTGGGTCCGTTAATCTGGAAGATCGTCGGAGCATCTGCCTTGGCAATTTCAGACTTCAGCGTCTGCTCGTAAGTACCGGAAGCCGCAGTAACCACATTCAGAGTAACGCCGGTTTCTTCTTTATACGCTTTTGCAATATCCTCGTAAACAGTAGCAACCTCAGGTTTAAAGTTTAAATAATAGATGCTTTGCTCTCCCTGCGGAGCTGCACTGGAGGCGCTGCTGGGGCTTCCACCAGTGCTTGAGCTGCACGCGGTCATGGAAGCTGTCATCGCCATCGCCAGGCAAAATGCCAGAACCTTTTTCATTCTTTTTCCTCCTAACAAAAATTTCTTCCGCATTCCAGTAACGTTACCGGAAACGTTACCAGTTCCTTGCGATTTTTAGTATAATACATTATTTGTATAATTTCAATAGTAATTTTAAATTATTTTTTGTTTTTATCCCGAACATGCCTACTCAATCCATCCAATCAGCAATGTGCTTAAAAATGGCAGTTTCTTCCTTCGTCGTAGGCGGGGAAAGGCAGGTGTGGAAGAATCTTTAAAAATACAGGTTTATTGCCACGGATTTGCGGCAGAAGCGCAGCAAACAAAAAAGACCAGAGAACGGTGTTGGCGTTCCCTGATCTTTGATTTACGGTCAGTGACAATTCGAGTGCTTTTTATTTGGCCTGATTTAGATGCTGGATGACGATTCCCGCAATAGAAGGACACGGTGCTTGACGAACTACCGCGCCAATATCGAAAGCAACCATCGGCATTCCGTACACAACGCAGGATGCTTTGTCCTGACCGATGGTAAAGGAGCCCTGTTTTCTCATTTCAAGCAGACCCTTTGCCCCGTCGCTGCCCATACCGGTCAGAATAATGCCCATGGCATCCTTGCCCGCCGTTTCAGCAACCGAGCGGAACAGCACATCCACCGAGGGACAGTGCCCGCTGACCTTCTCGCCTGCGGCGCATTTGACATAATAGCCTCTGGCATCCCTGGCGAGAGTCATGTGTTTATCACCCGGCGCAATATAGGCCACACCCGGCTCCACACGCTCGCCGCCCTTCGCCTCCGCCACGGTAAAACTGCAAAGGCGATCCAAACGCTCCGCATACATTTTGGTAAATCCGGGCGGCATATGCTGCACGACTAAAATGCCCGGAATATTCTTCGGAAGATTTTTCAGAATTTCGAGCGTTGCTTCAGTTCCGCCGGTAGAGGCACCAATGGCAATGACTTTTTCCCCTTTACTATTGGAGGAGAGAGTCGGCGTTGGCAGGGACTCCAGCGGAGAAACGATTTTGGTCTTTACCTTTGCGGTTGAGGCAATCCGGATTTTCACTGCCAGCTCGGTAAAAAACAAGGTGTAATCCGTTGCGGCGGCAGGCTTACGAATAAAATCCACAGCGCCCGCATCGAGCGCGTCAAAAATACCGAGAGCCAGCGAGCTGACCAGCACAACCGGCACAGGGCGTCTGGGAATCAGTTTTTTTAAAAAATCAGTGCCCTTCATATCAGGCATTACCACATCCATGGTGATGACATCCGGCGAAAGCTCTTGAATCTTTTTCGCCGCCTCCGCCGCGCTGCCAGCCGTACCTACCACTGATATTCCCGGGTCTTTCAGCAGGGCATTCTGCAGCGCCGTTCGGAAAAACAGAGAATCATCCACAATCAAAACCTTGATGACACGATTGAGCGACATAACAGTTTATTGTCCTTTCTGATACACCGACGGCTCCAAATAAAGGAATTTAGAGCTGTCCCTTTGTATTGTTTCGGAATGCCCAATCAGCAAAAATCCACCTGGGATGAGCATGTCGTAGTATTTATTGATGAGCTTGTTGCGGTCGTTCTGATCAAAATAGATCATGACATTTCGGCAGAAAATCAGATCGAACGGCTGCATTGGAGGAAACGGCTGCATCAAATTCAGCCGCTGAAACGTTACATGCCGACGAATATCGTCGTTAATGCGGAACTGATCTGCCCCTTGCTTCACAAAATAACGGGTCAGCCAGCCCTGAGGCACGTTTTTCAAAGATTCTGCGCTGTACACAGCAGCCTTTCCCGCCGCCATCGCCTTTTCGGAAATATCTGTGGCGAGAATACGAAAATCCCAGCCGGGATGCCCCAGGCTGAAATAATCCTTCAGCACCATGCAGGTTGTATAGGCCTCTTCGCCGGAGGAACAGCCCGCGCTCCAGATTCGTATGAGCTTGCGGTGATTGATCCGCTCCTGAAGCGGCAGTAATTTATTTTTGATAAAATCAAAATGAGCCGGTTCGCGCATGAAATAGGTGTGATTTGTCGTTAGCTTGTTCAGCAGGACAATGACTTCATCTGGATTTTTCTGCTGGATCAGGGTCATATACTCTGAAAAGCTCTTCATGCCCTTTTCCGCCAGAACGGAATACATGCGCGCTTCAATCAGCT
Above is a window of Faecalispora anaeroviscerum DNA encoding:
- a CDS encoding ABC transporter substrate-binding protein, yielding MKKVLAFCLAMAMTASMTACSSSTGGSPSSASSAAPQGEQSIYYLNFKPEVATVYEDIAKAYKEETGVTLNVVTAASGTYEQTLKSEIAKADAPTIFQINGPRGYASWKDYCADLKDTELYKHLTDKSLAITDGDGVYGIPYVVEGYGIIYNQAIMDKYFKTSGAKATSVAEINNFTKLKAVVEDMTAKKNELGIKGVFSSTSLKPGEDWRWQTHLANVPVYYEFKDNKVDLTSDATKEIKFQYSDNYKNIFDLYLNNSITPKNLLGTKQVTDSMSEFALGQTAMVQNGNWAWGQIGKVKGNTVKAEDVKFMPIYTGMAGEEKQGLCIGTENFLAINKDASPEKQKAAEDFLYWLYSSKTGKDFVTNKLNFIAPFDTFSDSEKPTDPLAKEVLSWMSKDGVNTVPWNFTVFPSQTFKDDFGAALLQYSQGTKSWDDVKKLVVSEWKSESAQ
- a CDS encoding protein-glutamate methylesterase/protein-glutamine glutaminase produces the protein MSLNRVIKVLIVDDSLFFRTALQNALLKDPGISVVGTAGSAAEAAKKIQELSPDVITMDVVMPDMKGTDFLKKLIPRRPVPVVLVSSLALGIFDALDAGAVDFIRKPAAATDYTLFFTELAVKIRIASTAKVKTKIVSPLESLPTPTLSSNSKGEKVIAIGASTGGTEATLEILKNLPKNIPGILVVQHMPPGFTKMYAERLDRLCSFTVAEAKGGERVEPGVAYIAPGDKHMTLARDARGYYVKCAAGEKVSGHCPSVDVLFRSVAETAGKDAMGIILTGMGSDGAKGLLEMRKQGSFTIGQDKASCVVYGMPMVAFDIGAVVRQAPCPSIAGIVIQHLNQAK
- a CDS encoding CheR family methyltransferase, which produces MIRLTDQEFNTIVTYVKNNYGINLANKRQLIEARMYSVLAEKGMKSFSEYMTLIQQKNPDEVIVLLNKLTTNHTYFMREPAHFDFIKNKLLPLQERINHRKLIRIWSAGCSSGEEAYTTCMVLKDYFSLGHPGWDFRILATDISEKAMAAGKAAVYSAESLKNVPQGWLTRYFVKQGADQFRINDDIRRHVTFQRLNLMQPFPPMQPFDLIFCRNVMIYFDQNDRNKLINKYYDMLIPGGFLLIGHSETIQRDSSKFLYLEPSVYQKGQ